The following nucleotide sequence is from Pygocentrus nattereri isolate fPygNat1 chromosome 25, fPygNat1.pri, whole genome shotgun sequence.
AAATGCAGTGCTACAGTTAGTGTAGTATGTAACAGATAACTAAGCGATGGATAAGCGAGGAAGATAATaatgattaatgaaatgtattatCATTTTTTACAGGATAAACATGCAGTGCTGGACATCACACCCAACGCAGTGGACCGATTGAACTATGCACAGTGGTACCCCATCGTTGTGTTCCTGAACCCAGACAGCAAGCAGGGTGTGAAAAACATGAGGACCAGACTGTGCCCTGAGTCCAGGAAGAGTGCAAGGAAACTGTACGAGCGAGCACTCAAACTGAGGAAAAACAATCACCACCTCTTTACTGGTGAGAACAGAATAAATGTGTGCGAAAGACAAGCGACAGTGTGATGAGTGAATGTAGGACTGTATGTGTGGGTGTAATAGTGTATATATGACAGATAGAGGAGCTCCTGAGAGAGCAGACACATCTCCTTATGGTTATTTTCAGCACTCATATTCCACAAATGCACATACAAGGTTgcggcacacacacacacacacacataatggCATAAACAACTTTTACAAGTTTCATGTGATGCCTGTGAGTCCTTGGGGAATGAAATTGACCTGCTGGACAGTTGGGTCAAGCGTGCCAAGCAACACATGTGGCAATATGTGGCTAATGGTTCAAAAAGATTCAACTCAAGGTCTCTCTGTGCGCTAGAGGAAGTGTAAATGATGTTCATCCCTCTGGAGAGGTGGGGCTGTCATGGACTACAGGAAGAGATTTATATATTAGGAATTGGATTTTCAATAAACGTCACATGCTTAAAAGTAACTAATGCAGTTGTTGAGAAAATGTTCACTTTCAATTTGTTCTCAgtagtatattatttatatttttatcttatttatgCATATATCTCAtagctgtcagaacaaaatcttgtttcTCCATTCTTGttgtgacattatttgaaaataccagctgccctttacattgtgtgaaaaaatTAAAGATCACTGGACCAGTAGAGGTGCTctgaaatgacttggaataaaacatctttaaattAACATACACTGAAAGTCTTTTTAAAACAGACATATTGTTTAGTCAGATATATTTGGGAACAGATTGTTTAAGTGCATTAATGTGAGTAGTCTAGCACCCTTCTACCTGATAATTGGTCCATAGTTTTGTGCTAAATGGAGTAGAACAACTTGAAGTCAGTCAACGTGTTgaataaagagaagaaacaCTTCAGAACAGTCATAGTCATTTTAAATACGTGCTGTTCTGGACACTGATTAAACCATCTTAGGCTTGTGAACTAAGAACAGCTGCTTTCTTCAGTTGATGGGATGTGTGATCTTTAAACAAGACTTAAACAAAAGCTATCTGATTTATTAGTGGGAAAACAGTTGTCTCAGTTTAGGGTGGCAAGTCATTTATTGGTGTGTTCACTTTTGAAATGCTGGTCCTTAGCAAATGAATGGTTGTTATTGCCAGTCTCTAAAAATGTTCCACTAAAGCTCTTGCAAATGAACATTTCAGTATTGGAGATTCATTGCAACAGTTGATTGTTGTTGGCTGAcgtctctctcttcctatcCCCTGATACAGCCACCATAAACATGAATAACATGAATGAGGGCTGGTACGGAGCGCTGAAGGATACcatccagcagcagcagaaccAGCTGGTCTGGGTTTCAGAGGGCAAGGTGAGGCTTCTGTCACAGTTTTTTGTGTCTTTCTCTGTAATTTGTCTTCATAATTGTATCTCACTGTTTTGCCTTTTATTTTCATCCTATCctgctctcttttttcttctctctatcTTCCAGGCGGACGGTACTCCTGAGGATGATCTGGATCTTCATGATGATCGTCTATCCTACTTGTCTGCTCCAGGCAGTGAGTACAGCATGTACAGCACAGACAGCCGCCACACGTCTGACTATGAGGACACGGACACAGAGGGCGGTGCCTACACCGACCAGGAGCTGGACGAAACATTGAATGATGATGCAGGACCACCGTGCGAGCCAGCCATCACCCGCTCGTCCGAGCCCGTCCGCGAGGAGCCACCCGTCATCCAGCAACCACCCGGCTACCCCGTCTACCGGTCAGATGCACTGAGCCGAATCGAGCCGGCTGGCTTCAAGGCCCCCGCGCCGCAGCAGGTAGCGTTTCTTAGAGCCGCGCACCTCCCCTGCTGCCTGGAGGCTATGATGTGCTTCAGGAAAGGGTTATGGAGGCGCTTCTGAATCTAAAAAAGGGGGTCTTTTCAAACAATATCACTGCAATACCCTACATTATGGCGACCAAGTACAAATTGTTGCCACATAttcattgtgtatgtgtgcacgtgtgcgtgtgtgtgtgtgtttgcgtgttgttttttgtcatttttggaaACGAAAAAGATACGGCTCAGCTGTTTAAGCCCCACCCAAAGTAACTGTGAACTCTCGTCCTGGTGTGACTCTCTTAGTTTTTCTCATCAACGTTCTCACCTATGGTGAAGTGAAGCGCCGTTGTGTTTAGCTGTTAGCTATGTCCCTCACCCCTGTCAATCAAACTGATGATGTCATTACTGGAAAGCTTAATATGCATGACTGAATTATCAGTGTTAAACATATACCATGTATGTATTTATCTATCTGGGTCTAATAGTGATATCCAAAGTGTCTTCTCTGATGTGCTACCGAAGGAGGGTAAAGGCCAAAATGTTGTACCATATCCTAgaattaaatacaaaacagtATATATTACCATCAGAAGCTTGTCCAGTTGTAGATTCTTGCATGATATTGGTTCCGAATCCCTTTGGTAAGCAGTAACACAACACCTTCCATTTTGATAAAGATTCATGTACACTTGCTTGTTAGTGAGGCTTAGAGAAGGGCAGAAGAGCATGAGGATTAGATTAGGGCTGTACCATTTAGTTAACCGACGATGTTGATTTTGGATAAACATTGTGTCGATGTGGTGTTTACGTAAAAAAGAAGTTCCGTTCGTTATGAAAGAAGAAATTATTCATACACAGTCAGAACCATGGTGACACTATGACAGGTGCATAAGGCATAATGGGTAATAAATAAACTTATAATAATTGTTAGTCGCAGCcctaatgatgatggtgatgatgatgatgttgaagGTGCAGTTCAGGTGCAGTGGCGAGGTTTGTGAGCACGTTGTATTAAACATTTCTGACCACCTTCACAGAAAGCAGAGGCTGCTCTTCCTGAGCCGCTGACTGAGACAGCGCCCCCTGGTGCCCACCTTAATGTAGCACTTCTGAGTGGTGCCACGGAGGGCCCAGCCGCCCCCCCACAGGGCAACCTAGCTCAGCCCCCAGCTCCTGAGCCCCTCCAAACCGGACAGCCCGGGTCAGAGCCCAAGGTACCGCACTATCTGCCCGGCGACGGATTTGGGCCGACCTGGTTACGGCCCAAGCTTGGtgccctttttctctttctgacttctGCCCTGCCTGTGTGCTGCCTCTTCCTTCTGCATGTACGCTGTCAGCATTGTGCCTccctgcaagtgtgtgtgtagggctgggcgatatagcTAAAAATCttaccacatttttttttttgcatctcaTTTCATAGCAGTATAATTATTCGGAGCTCATTATGtttcatttaatatattaatacgATTTTAACCCTTACAAACTGAATTGAATTACTGACTACTCTCATTTGGTTGCTGGTTGAAGCTGGTTGGTACTATTGTGAGTGAATGACTAGACATCTCTCCATCTGAGTGAGTAAAAGGCATACATCGCCACCTAGTGTACCTTAGAAGCAATTGTTTAAGCTTTCTCTGCTAATAGTAGACCAAGGAATGTAACAGATAGTTtaggaagaaaaatgtagagTATGTCAtcagttttggaaaaaaaaaagtttgataatTATCGTTAGCGTTTTTATCGCccaggcctgtgtgtgtgtgtgtgtgtgtttgggtctGTTTCTGTATGTTGGATTATATGTATTGTCAGTTTGTAACCAGCAGTGGATGAGGCAGGGCCCTCTGCTTATTGAAAGCAAAGGGAGGGAACTATGATCTTCCTGCTGCTGCTTGCACTCTTGCATGGCTCTAAATCGCCTGGGTTTGTTTCTACTTTAATCTGTGTTGTTGTTGAAGTAGAAATATTAGCAGTATTTATAAATGGGTTTATTTAATACTTCATCTGATTATGTTATTTAGGTTCATATTTTTCCCCCTCTGTTATTGACTTTGAAAGGTAGCCTTGTTGATTTCCCATGTGTTAGCACTGTAAACTGGCTGACAGGATCGATATCCGTACTGAAAGGCTACTtctcaaaatgttttatatctAGCCTGAAGTGAAACCTTGCCTCAGTATCAGCTGAGTAGTTTTTGTTGCagtgaatttttttattatttatggcTATTTTTATGTCCCCCCAGATATTTGTTTGCTTTATGTGTATAGTGTTGTGAACAGTTTCGTATTTCTCATATGTAAACCTCTCTTTAAACTTCCATCTTAATGATGGTTGCTTCTGGTTTGACCTGTCCATTAACGGCCCCCTCTGAGTTTCCTCTATTGCAGGTCTTTCCTCTGACTCTAAGCTTCAGCCTTCAGCCATTAATGTGTATTAATCATCTCTGGTTTCTGCCATGTCTAAGTCAAATCCATTGATTGGtaaattttacacattttctgtACCTTTTGTAATGACTTAAACAAGTTTGTCTCCTGTTGTCTTTATCTGGCAGATGTACCAGAAAGAGATTTACAGTGTGGATGAGCAAGTACGCGTCAGTCCTGGACTGAAGCAGCCTGCCTATAACTCCCAGCAACCCCTTTATCAGGAAGAACAGCCATACAGAGATTATGATCACCAGCCCTACCGCTATGACAGCGCCTATGTGGACCCAAAGGCTCATAACTTTGACTCTCACTTGCAGTATGACAGTCGTTTGCCTCCCTATGAAGAGCAGTGGTCTCCATATGACCACCAGGGGGAAGCACCCCAGCACTATGACCCCCGCCTAAACTACCAGGATGGGCCAGATCGTGACTACAGCCCACCTCAGTCCCACTACGACACAGGCTACGACACGGGACGACCCCGTTATGGAAAGCCCGGACCAGCTCGTTTCGATGAACCCCCTCCCCCAGCCACAGGTGGCTTTGATGGAAGTTCACGTTATGACCATGAACCCCACCCCCTACCTTCAACCGTGTCCCGCTCCCCTGAACCCCCAAAACAGCAGTATTATGAGCCTCCACCTGCAAGGTCTGCCCATGGCCAGCCATCACAGAGGGGTTATATGAACTCAGATGTCCCCCCACCACCTCCCAAACCCGAGTCCCTCCCATCACCACCAGACACAGCTGTCACCACAGCAACCTCTAAGACCCTCCCTCCTCCCCCACCAGAGACGGAGGAAGACCCAGCAATGAAGCCACAGTCAGTGCTGACCCGAGTGAAGATGTTTGAGAACAAGCGTTCAGTGTCTATGGACCGGGCCAGAGAGTCTGCCGACTCCACAATAAGGGTGAGTTATTTAGTGTTGCATGCAAGTAGTGTTGGATCAAtacaaaagttttgtttttggtaCTGTTAGTAGCGATACATCAGTAACAAATTAAGAGCCTCAATTCCAATAGTTTAATGGTATCATGATCTATTCCGCCACTCTTACCACACACCCCTTCCTGCCCAAAATATGTAAAGGAGATTAGAAGAATACTTATATTTAAATAAGGAAGATCCTTTATTACTTTGTGTGTAGCATGGGTTGTCTTAATTAACTACATTCAATTTAATATGAATACTATTTCTGAGTTTAAAATTAGCTAGCTATATTGTTGCAATATTAATTATCAAAACTTCTGTCGTGCGGTTAAGCTAGCTACTATAGCTAGTGCTGTATAGCTTTAGTGGCCTGTATAAAAAGCACTAGTACAGGATAAATCAAAATATAACAAAGCATCTCAAAAAATCACCAAATACCTAAACAATCCCTAAAGCTAGTTCTCTAACACCAATTTAATGCTAGCTAGTGTAATAACAGGCTAACCCTAACTTTAGCTGTTTCAGTCTGAAAGTAATGTGAGAGTGGCTATATgttatatacaaacacaaattcAGCACATTCACTGCGTGAAAAAGTGTTTCTGTGATTCTCATGAGGCATAGAATTTGTACAACTTGTTTTGGGAAACGTTTTGACTGCAGAATTCTTTACAACCAAATAAACAGATTATcaacactctcactctctctctctcactacccTCCACCcaaccaccccacccccccaccccaccccagcCAGCAGACATGGTTCCTAAACCAGGTGCAGCATCCGTGCCCAAAGCCAACTCTTTGAGTAACCTCGACCAAGAGAAGACCTTCAGGTAAAGAACAGTGGTAGCTTCAAAGATGCCAAATTATGTTGCACATACATCAATTCATATTTGTAGCAGCCAAATTGTAGCACATGACACAAAACATCATGTTGACATCATACCTGTCTAAACCCACTTATCCAGTTAACAAATACAGAATATATCTGAACCTTTTCGCTTTGTGTAAGCACCTTCTAATCTGATGGTAATTACTACCTCACCTCAAAGGTAGTTTCACTGGGGAAAAAAGCTGCTTTTGAGTGCAGTTTTTATAGAGCTTCACcttgtggttttatgtaatgTCACGCCTTAGCTCTCAACACTGGTGTTGAATTAGACCTTTCTACACCTGCAGCCACAGAACTGTAGCCATACATTAGCAGCTGTTGATGTGCCTCCAGTGTTTTATTGATCAAATTTTAGCTATAGGAATTAGTTTGTAGAGGTTACTTTGTGTATGCATTCTGTAAATGTGTTGCTGTGCTTTCTGTATAACTAATCTCACTCTTCCTTTTCTCaaaaacacccccacaaacatgcacaccTACAAACACATAGAGCGCCTGAGCCCCAGCAGCCGCAGTCAAAAGCTGATGACATTGTTCGCGCTAACCACTATGAtcctgatgaagatgaagagtaCTACAGGAAGCAGCTGTCCTACTTTGATCGCCGGAGCTTTGACAGCAAGCCCTCTACACAGCCACAGCCTGCCAACAAACCAGCACAACCACAGGCCCAGCCAGGGACCAACTATCCTAGGTAACACACATAGGCGGAGACTACTGCTGACCATGCATACAGTTAACTACACTTATACATAGTATTAACTGTACTGTTAACTGCAATTATATTAACTGTTGACTAGAAGAAATATACAATTGATCTTCTGATGAGCTAGCACAGCCAGAGGACATGCCACATGTATACACAAATATATCGGTGAATCATTCTTAAAATTTGAGTGTGCCAAAAATTCTGACATATGTCTCTCATGTAAACTGTTTCATTAcctaaatgctttttttaaatctacAGTTTATCTCATTAAGTAAAAGGGGTCCACAGCTTTGGTGTGGCTTTTTTCAAAGGTAGCGTCAAGTTAATATAATAGCAAAGGATAATCAGTTGTATTTGTACTGCCCCTACAGCTTAAATGTGTCACAGATAACCTAACTTACACTGATCTTACCCCAACGATTAGTTTTAATATTTCCCCCCAAATGGTAAATCGTACTGCTATTGCTGAATATTTCATTTGGAAAGACTTGCTCATATTTGAGCGCACATGCTGATCAAGAATCCGTTTTTGCTTTATGCACAGGGtagtaattttttaaataattgtgtgtgtgatttgctatatttttattacatattgCTATGTATTTTTAGGGTGGACTCAGTGGACAAGGTCAGCCCTGTTCCCCAGGTAACCCCAGCTGCCACTTCTCCAGCTCCACCCCCTACTCTGCCCAAACCTGCTGGTAAGTGTTGCACATTAATCTCTGTATgagtgcagtgttaaagttagAACCAACATTTATTATCAAGGCACAAGCCACAAGGTTTTCACAGACTTCTAATGTTCTTTTAATAAAGTGTGCATTCTTTACAATGCTCAGTTATAAAGTAATAAAGCATTCCTTACAATACCCAGTTGCAGGCACTGATATAAAGTGGTGTCACATAATTTTGTGGTTTGTGGACTGTCCTGAAATATTTGCAACTATTAATCTGCAGTTTATATTGATTATTTTGTCTCGTAATTTATAAGACTGTATTTGTTGCTGTGCTTTCTGCATTGCTGATCTCACTGattttctcccccctctctctctctctctctctctctctctctctctctctctctagcagcGACACCTCCTCCAGACCCTCACGGCTCTCCCAAAGTGAAGCCCCCTGGTCGTGAGGACACAGTGCAGACCACATTCCTTCCCCAGAAAAGCTTTCCTGAGAAATCACCTGTCAATGGCACTGGTGACCCCCCGAAAACCGCTGGTGCACCTCCCCCCTCCTCCTATAACCGCTATGTCCCCAAACCCTATACAGCCTCTGCTAGGCCCTTTGAGCGCAAATTTGACAGTCCCAAATTTAACCACAACCTCCTGCCTAACGACACACAGGCCAAAGCCCCGGCTAAAACGCAGCAACCACAGGCTCCAGATCAGGACAGCGGCCTGGACACCTTCACCCGAACCACAGAGCACCGGCCCAAGTACCTGCAGAATAACATCAATGCCGTGCCCAAGGCCATCCCTGTCAGGTTAGAGACacaatgtgtgtgagagagaacaTGAGTTGTCATTGTAAGGCCAAGCAAATGTAACTACtacttaaaaaatacaaaactgatttgcttttttgtctgattctgaaatcatttacatttacattttacatttagctTAAGattctgtcagtttcttgtaaTTGAACCATAGTAGTATTTTTTGTCTAAAATTATGCAAAGGAGTGTGTTAAATAAGGATTCAATAATTATAAGATACATTATAATGATCGAGTTGTTGACTTCGTACTACCTAGATTTGCTTCTTCCTTCACTTGTAAATTGTCTAGGAAGCTCTTGTAAGTTAGTACTTATGTTCTGTTCCGCAGCAGGGGATAACACATTTTACTGAATTCTGTAGACCCTTGAATCTCAGGAGGACCTGACAGCTCTGCTCTACTATGTTGTCATCGTATTTGTGCTGGGTGCTTTGATCCCTTTATCAGAAAGAAATGATCACTATGTGTACTGTTTTATCTAAACCTGCTCTTTATATGTCAGCCCAAGTGCTCTggaggatgatgaagatgatgacatCCACACGGTGGTGGCCACAGCGCGTGGCATCTTCAACTGTAACGGCGGGGTCCTAAGCTCCATAGAAACAGGTGTCAGCATCATTATCCCTCAGGGGGCCATCCCCGACGGTGTGGAACAGGAGATCTACTTCAAAGTGTGTCGAGACAACAGCATCCTGCCACCCCTCGACAAGGAAAAAGGTCAGTAAATACACTTAGCTACGACCTAAAAGGGCCTACTACATACTACAAAGACAGTGAAACATGACATAATGAGATCATATAACAAATACTCTTTTTATATACGCATGTGTGTGCATCTACAGGAGAAACCCTGTTGAGTCCGCTGGTGATGTGTGGTCCACACGGTCTGAAGTTTCTGAAGCCTGTGGAGCTGCGCTTACCTCACTGTGCGTCTATGACTCCTGATGGTTGGTCTTTTGCTCTAAAATCCTCCGACTCCTCGTCGGGTACGCTGCCCTCTAATCTCTGTGCTTTTGGGGCTCTACAGGGTTGGCTCTGTGGCAAATGCAGACATTGGGCTTTATGggggaaatctttttcttcaCTGTGCACAGGTTATTTCTGATCCATGCAAGTGCTCACAAACTCATTGGTTCATTTGCACTCATTCACTCAGGGGGTTCTTTATATTCATTCTCTTGCTGGTGGCTAATTAAGCATGATCTAAAGGCTCCTTGTTTTTCTGCGCTTTGCTTTGGATATGCTGgactttccctctttttctcctaaAGGTTTTGTGTGTTCAGTGCAAAAACAATCATATTTATTGCTCACAAATCAgtagatatattttttttatctttattcattTGATTACTCATTTAAAGTCAGCTTTGTCATGTATTGACAAAGCCCAGCATTGAGTGAAGAATATCCTACATTGAACACAGAGCATCAGCAGACAACATATACAGACAATTACACAAAAAAGTACACAATTAAATTTACAGCCAATAGGTATATGACAGTAGAGACAAATCAGTAAACAGTGGATAGTCGTGAGGGGGGATCATGAGGTATTACTAGTGCACAACAATGGTAAATGTCCTTAGAAGGTAACAGTGTCAATAGTGCAGACAGAGTGTACAGAATAAAGTGTTCTCTAAATTTAAAGTGACCGGGAAATGTCATGTATCATGTGTTCAGTGAACAGGTAATGTAATCTATCATGTGTTAAGTGACCAACAGTAGACATAGTGCTGCAAGAGATGTGTTAGGTTGATGTAGTAGTGTGGCAGAATCAGGCAGATCATCAGGCAGATCTGTTCAGTGGTGTCATTGCCTGTGAGAAGTAACTTCATGGGTATTGAATAATTGGCTTGGATGCTCTATAGCCTACATTGAGATGATGGGGTTTGAACAGTACATGTGAGGGGTGAGAGGGATCCTTCCTGATACACATATAGAAAGACTTCTTAGAACATCAtgttgctgacacaggtgtaaCTGAGGCATGCAAGCCATGACTATAtgctcaaagcacttcatgagaactggggtgagtgcaacagggcgGGAGTTATGTCATTGGACAGAAACTTGCACCTGGTAGTTTCTGAAGATGCCTGTGAAGACATCAGGAAGCTGGTGGGCACACAACTAGGGATATCGTCAGGGCTAACACCTTTGTGTAGGTTCCACTTGAGCAGTGTTCTGCCACAATTTCTGCCACAATTAAAAAGAGCACCTGGCCACCAGAGTTCTGGGGTTCTTCAATGCTATCTTGGTGTTGGATgcttaaaaattaataatagaAGTTGTTCAGAGCATCTGGAAAAGCAATGTTCTTGGTGCACGTAAGGTGATTCTTCGTCCTATAGTCAGTGATTGAATACACTGCCACTTTTCAGTGCATAGAAGGCCTGGCTTTCCTGGTGGTAGTGGTGAGGTTGGTCTTTGCTGCCCTGAGCACATTCTGTTAGCTGATCTGGACACATTATAGGCTTTGGGTTAGGAACTACCCTCACTGAGCAGCAAGACCATCTTGGTTGGGTTGTATAGTAACAGTTCAGATGATCGTTGCATCATCTATTTACTTACTCATGTAGCCAGGGACATGTTACAAGGGGAtttctcttcctttccttctctctcactctacctctCACATGCTCATACACTCCTTCTCTTCTTACCTCTCTCAATCACAACCACTACATATCTCTTACTGACATCCCTGTGGATTAGCAGCTAATTGCCCCTCATTTAGAAACATGCAGAGAAAAAAGGCCGGAGGAGAAATGAGGCATCCATTTCTTGTGTTGTCCTGCTTCTTTGGGAGAGGATTACCAGTCGATGCCTCTAATCCCTCTATTGTAACTCAAGACGGTTTTCTAGCTTCAACTTCAACTTCTCCTCACGACCCCAGTGCTCTAACACCACTCTCCCTTCACAAATCTGAATGGACAAGCTCAACCCAACTGGGAATGCTAACTGAACACTCACTTTCACAGAGGCTCTGTAGCCCTTATGGAGGAAACCTGCTTCAGTCATTATGAATTTGGAATTGATTAGTACCTTATCATTCCCTTTAACCTTTTTACCAAGATGCTTTCTTATTAACAGGGTTTGCGATTTTTAGCAGTACAAAAGTTAAAAATCAATTCCCCCTTGTAACAGAAAGCACAAGTCATGGGAGAGAAGGTGAGAAAGGGAAGAATCAGTATATCCTGATTAATACACTGCTCATCTAAAGTCTGGCGACACctattttttttatgcttttaataCAAAGGAGCTTGTTTCCGTTTTTGGTTTGTAAATTATTAAAGACTAGCCAGGTTTATTTTAAGCCGTCACATGTCACTTTCTTCATATGAAGAGTCACTTTTTTCTTGCATTACTGACTGTTCATACAAAAAAAGTGCTCAGCATTTATTGCTACAAGGATCATTTTCAGTGACCATGCAGtttaaggttgttttttttgtagctaATTATACACAGATATTTATTGtgatatttagttattgagtaccaacaaagaaaacatgctcatgtgtattaaagaaatgtaaaaagtcTAGGTGTCCTCAAAAGCTAGTTATTGATTTTTAAGGAAATATTTCAGATATCAAGTAAGAAACTACATATGTGATTGACTCGGCCACTATTTGCTTTATTCTGGGCTATAAGAGATTGTTTTGTCcttaatttttctttcatttttattcgtGTTGTTGTGGAAACTTGGTAGCACCAAAACAGCAGATGGGGTCTCATCACTGAACACGAACAGATCTGTTTTTGTAGTTCCCAAGGCTATAAAAGAAAAGGCAAGGAGAGTTAAATTTTAATGCAATGCTTCAAAGTCTCTCAAATGGATTTTAAATGGTTTTCTTGTGACAAACTCTGGATGAATATCTGTGTGAGATTATATCTGTGATCTAAGAAGCTTGTATCGTTTTCTAAACAGTCTGAAGGGAATGAGTGTGTTCCACTGAAATTACTCCGTTATATTTTAAGTGTCCGTTAAATCCACTCCAGCTTGAAACGCTTCAGTTCACCACAAGTTTTGGATGGGGGAATCTCATAGGACTTCATTGAAAtaagattttgtttttatgttcagTTGTAAAGTATTACCCACagtattgttcatttttctttttctgtgctctctctctctcctttttttctctctatccaGGTGACCCCAAGAATTGGCAGAACAAATCTCTCCCTGGAGATCCAAACTACCTGGTAGGAGCCAACTGTGTGTCCGTGCTTATCGACCACTTCTGAGGAGTCTGTTACTGAATGTGAATGCCaggacaaaagaaagaaaacactctttccctctccaaactacacatgtgcacacacacacacacactgccgtTAGGGAGGGGACGTTTTGGCAGTGATAAATGAAGGATGACTGCGCTTTGATTCTGTTTACTGTACCCATGGAGACTGGAGGGAGGATGACTTTCTCTGAAGTgctgttcttctttttcttcttcttgatc
It contains:
- the tjp1a gene encoding tight junction protein ZO-1 isoform X10 — its product is MKYQKYITVMQMAMGVTASNKDNCLPPKRQLWVPPSSDAAATSSVAPPVVAVSQGKPSLRRIKGRIHRSKSLDSIDLLDCNSAAMEETVIWEQHTVTLHRAPGFGFGIAISGGRDNPHFQSGETSIVISDVLKGGPAEGLLQENDRVVMVNAVSMDNVEHAYAVQQLRKSGKNAKITIRRKRKVQIPVARLGDRETMSEREEDSEDDDYEGPGAGAGGASGGTSRRNDRSGSGGRRDHSASRERSTSPRSDRRSVASNIPPRPAKVTLVKSRKNEEYGLRLASHIFVKDISPESLAARDGNIQEGDVVLKINGTVTENLSLTDAKKLIERSKGKLKMVVQRDERATLLNIPDVDDSIPSGNSDRDDISEIHSLTSDHSLDRTRGSRSRSPDKRSEPSDISGQSPQQISNGSHRSRDEERISKPAAVSTPVKMVEDALLVPASEQGDKQIPPLPEPKPVYAQPGQPDVDLPVSPSDAPVPSPAHDDSILRPSMKLVKFRKGESVGLRLAGGNDVGIFVAGVLEDSPAAKEGLEEGDQILRVNNVDFANIIREEAVLFLLDLPRGEEVTILAQKKKDVYRRIVESDVGDSFYIRTHFEYEKESPYGLSFNKGEVFRVVDTLYNGKLGSWLAIRIGKKHQEVERGIIPNKNRAEQLSSVQYTLPKTPGGDRADFWRFRGLRSSKRNLRKSREDLSAQPVQTKFPAYERVVLREAGFLRPVVIFGPIADVAREKLAREVPDLFELAKSEPRDAGTDQRSSGIIRLHTIKQIIDKDKHAVLDITPNAVDRLNYAQWYPIVVFLNPDSKQGVKNMRTRLCPESRKSARKLYERALKLRKNNHHLFTATINMNNMNEGWYGALKDTIQQQQNQLVWVSEGKADGTPEDDLDLHDDRLSYLSAPGSEYSMYSTDSRHTSDYEDTDTEGGAYTDQELDETLNDDAGPPCEPAITRSSEPVREEPPVIQQPPGYPVYRSDALSRIEPAGFKAPAPQQKAEAALPEPLTETAPPGAHLNVALLSGATEGPAAPPQGNLAQPPAPEPLQTGQPGSEPKMYQKEIYSVDEQVRVSPGLKQPAYNSQQPLYQEEQPYRDYDHQPYRYDSAYVDPKAHNFDSHLQYDSRLPPYEEQWSPYDHQGEAPQHYDPRLNYQDGPDRDYSPPQSHYDTGYDTGRPRYGKPGPARFDEPPPPATGGFDGSSRYDHEPHPLPSTVSRSPEPPKQQYYEPPPARSAHGQPSQRGYMNSDVPPPPPKPESLPSPPDTAVTTATSKTLPPPPPETEEDPAMKPQSVLTRVKMFENKRSVSMDRARESADSTIRPADMVPKPGAASVPKANSLSNLDQEKTFRAPEPQQPQSKADDIVRANHYDPDEDEEYYRKQLSYFDRRSFDSKPSTQPQPANKPAQPQAQPGTNYPRVDSVDKVSPVPQVTPAATSPAPPPTLPKPAAATPPPDPHGSPKVKPPGREDTVQTTFLPQKSFPEKSPVNGTGDPPKTAGAPPPSSYNRYVPKPYTASARPFERKFDSPKFNHNLLPNDTQAKAPAKTQQPQAPDQDSGLDTFTRTTEHRPKYLQNNINAVPKAIPVSPSALEDDEDDDIHTVVATARGIFNCNGGVLSSIETGVSIIIPQGAIPDGVEQEIYFKVCRDNSILPPLDKEKGETLLSPLVMCGPHGLKFLKPVELRLPHCDPKNWQNKSLPGDPNYLVGANCVSVLIDHF